One genomic region from Pseudorca crassidens isolate mPseCra1 chromosome 11, mPseCra1.hap1, whole genome shotgun sequence encodes:
- the RTL6 gene encoding retrotransposon Gag-like protein 6: MVQPQTAKAETPASAASTNAQMDDVIDTLTSLRLTNSALRREASTLRAEKANLTNMLESVMAELTLLRTRARIPGALQITPPISAITSNGTRPMTTPPTSLPEPFSGDPGQLAGFLMQMDRFMIFQASRFPGEAERVAFLVSRLTGEAEKWAIPHMQPDSPLRNNYQGFLAELRRTYKSPLRHARRAQIRKTSASNRAVRERQSLCRQLAATGTVPCPVHPASNGTSPAPALPTRARNL; encoded by the coding sequence ATGGTTCAACCCCAGACCGCAAAAGCTGAAACCCCAGCCTCTGCAGCGTCTACCAATGCCCAAATGGATGACGTCATCGACACCCTGACCTCCCTGCGCCTCACCAACTCCGCGCTGAGGCGGGAGGCCTCGACCCTGCGGGCAGAGAAGGCCAACCTCACCAACATGCTGGAGAGCGTGATGGCGGAGCTGACCTTGTTACGCACCCGGGCTCGGATTCCCGGGGCGCTGCAGATCACCCCACCCATCTCGGCCATTACCTCCAATGGGACCCGGCCGATGACCACGCCTCCCACCTCGCTGCCCGAGCCCTTTTCCGGAGACCCTGGCCAGCTGGCGGGGTTCTTGATGCAGATGGACAGATTCATGATCTTCCAGGCCTCGCGCTTCCCCGGAGAGGCCGAGCGAGTGGCGTTCCTCGTGTCCCGGCTGACCGGGGAGGCGGAGAAGTGGGCGATCCCCCACATGCAACCCGACAGCCCCTTGCGAAACAACTATCAGGGATTCCTGGCCGAGTTGCGGAGAACCTACAAGTCTCCGCTGCGGCACGCCCGGCGCGCCCAGATCAGAAAGACTTCGGCCTCGAATCGAGCCGTGCGGGAACGGCAGTCGCTCTGCCGCCAGCTGGCCGCCACGGGCACGGTGCCCTGCCCTGTGCACCCAGCCTCCAATGGGACCAGTCCAGccccggccctgcccaccagagctcGGAACCTTTAG